The sequence CACCTACGTCATGGAGGACTCACGCAACATGGGCCACGCGATGAACATCCTGCTGGTGGTCAAGGCCCTGGAACGGATCGGAGACCACGCCAAGAACATCGCCGAGTACGTCGTCTTTCTCGTCAAGGGCAGGGACGTGCGGCACGTCGCGAGCGATCGGATCGAGGCCGAGTCCCTGAGAGAGACCTAGGAGCCTGTCGGATTTAGGAACAATCTACTGCGCTGATGGGAGAGCGGCCAAAAAATCCCCGATTCCTCGTTGCGTAGGCCCACTATGCGCCTCGAAATCGTGAACTGTTTGTCTCGCTCTCCCACCATGCTCGCTACGATCGCCTAAATCCGACAGGCTCCTAGAACCACAATGCGACAACCGTATAAATCCCGTTTGGTACTCCGAATACACAAAAAACCCTCTCACGGTCGTACCCATCTGCCCGACCTGCCGAGAGACAACGTGCGAATCAGGCGCGCTTCGGCTGACTCCGCGGCCGCTTCTTCCTGGCCTTGCGATAGGCCTTGAAACGCTCCATTGCCTGATCGATCTGGATCTCCTGCGCACCGCGTTCCTCGTCTCCGCTGCCTGGCCGCCGCTGGATGTAGGTACCGTCGGACTGCAGATCCCACGCGCTACGCCGGTTGTTCAACTGAATGTCCAGGATGTTGCGAAGTCCCTCTCTCAGGCTGGGGGATTCCACGGGTGTGACCACCTCGACACGCACCTCCAGGTTGCGCCGCATGCAGTCGGCCGAACCGATGAAATATTCCTCGTCACCAGCATTGCGGAAATAGAAGATCCGTGCGTGCTCGAGAAAACGGCCCACGATACTGACCACCCTGGCGTTGTCCGACAATCCCGGAATGCCGGGGCGCAAGCGGCAGGAGTCGCGCACGATCAGGTCCACCCCGACCCCCGCCCTAGCAGCTTCGTACAGCGCCCTGGTGATGTCCTTGTCCTCCAGCGCGTTCATCTTCATCTGTATGAGCCCGGGCTCCTTCTTGCTGTGCTTCGAAATCTCACGCTCGATCTTTTTCAGCAACTCCGGTTTCAGTACCTTCGGGGCAGGCAGGAGCTTCTCGTAGTGACGCTTGGGCACCTGGCCGGTGGTCAGATAGTTGAAAAGCTCCGTCAGGTCCGCGCCGATGACCGGATCACAGGTGAGCAACCCCAGATCACAGTACAAACGAGCGGTACCCGAGTGATAGTTGCCGGTACCGATGTGAGCGTATCGGCGCAGACCATCGTAGTCGCGGCGGATCACGAAGATCAGCTTGCTGTGGGTCTTGAGCCCCAGCACCCCATAGGAGACATGGATTCCCGCCTGCTCCAGGTGGTTCGCCCAGCGGATATTTGCCGACTCGTCGAATCGGGCCTTGAGTTCGACCAGGACCGCGACCTGTTTACCGTTCTGTGCCGCGTCGATCAGATATTCGATGATCCTGGACTCCGACGCCGTGCGGTAGAGCGTCATCTTGATCGCCAGAACCTTTGGGTCCTGGCTGGCCTCTCGCAGAAAGCGCTCCACTGAGGTAACGAACGACTCGTAGGGATGCTGCAACAGAAAGGGGCCTTCGTTGCGGATCGCGTGGAAAATGTTCGGTGCATCCGCCAGCGCCGGGTGATCGAGCGGCTTGTGCGGCGGGTCGCTGAGGTCGGGTCGTTCCAAACCTGCGATCTGGAACAGATCGCGCACGGCCATCGGCCCCGCGACCTCGAATACCTCGGTCTCCTCGTCAAGCCCAAGCTCGGCCGCGAGCATGCCTCGGTGGACCGGGTCCATTCCCGTAGCCACCTCCAGACGTACGATAGGGGCAAACTTACGGCCGCGCAGTTCGGACTCGATGATCTCCAGCAGGTCCGTCGCGCCGTCGGAAGACCGCTCGATAATGGCGTTGCGTGTCACTCGGAACATCTCGATGCTCGCCACTTCCATACCCGGCAGCAACAGTTCCAGATTGTTGGCGATCACCTGCTCCAGGGGGACGAAATGGGCCTCGTCACCCACCTGGAGGAATCGGGGGATTCCGCTGCCGACCGGCACCTTGATACGAACGAGGGTCTTGTTCTCTTCGCCCGGGGAATAGACGGTCAGGAGCAGGTTGAGCGACAGGTTGGAGATGAAGGGAAACGGGCGTGCCGCATCTATCGAAAGTGGCGTGATCAGTGGGAAGATATTCTTTATGTAGTAATCGCGCAGCGTGTTCTTGCTTTCACCGTCCAGGTCCTGGTAATTCGACAGGCGGATACCTTCGGCTTCAAGCTCCTTGAACAGATCCGCCTCGAGTGCATGCTGCTGGCGCTTGATTTCGCTCACCATCTCGAGACATTCGCTCAACTGCTGTTCCGGTGTGCGTCCGTCAACCGACGGCTCTCTCACTCCGGCGCCGATCTGCTGCTTCAATCCCCCGATTCGCTTCATGAAGAACTCGTCGAGATTGGCGCTGACGATGGCGTTGAACTTCACGCGCTCCAGCAGGGGTGTGCGCGGGTCCTGGCCCTCGTGCAGCACCCGCTTGTTGAATTCCAGCCAGGTCAGTTCCCGGTTCAGATACCACTCGGGCGAGTCCAAGTCGATCGCTTCGGTTACCGAGGCGTCGGGCGCTTTGGCCACCGGCGCCTGTGTTTTGTCGCTGGACGCGATCTCAGTGTTGGTCTCTGCCGGTTTCGGTTTGGCGCTCATTACGTTTTCTGCCTCTCGCTTTTCCTGTCCTGGCCCGAATTCTATACTTGCCACATGAAATTACATCAAATTCGAAGCGGGATTGTCCGTATCGTTGTCGATCCGGAACCTGCGCTGCGTGGCCGGGCGCCTCGAAGCCGCGCAATCCCTGCCGCCGCTGCCGTTGCGCTGGCGGCGATGTCCTTTCTCGAATCCCCTTTTGCCGAGACGCGCACCCTCGAGATTGGTACGCACCCGCTCGCGGTGGAAGTCGCCGTCACGGACCGGGAACAGCGGCGGGGGCTGATGGGACGGAAACAGCTGAGCGAGAACACCGGCATGCTATTCGTGTGGAACGACGAGGCACCGCGGGTGATGTGGATGAAGGACACCCTCATACCGCTCTCGGTCGCGTTCGTCGATGCCGAAGGCAAAATCGTCAACATCGAATCAATGGCGCCGGAAACGACCACCCCGCACTGGTCGAAGCGCGCGGCGCGCTACGCCATCGAAGCGCGGCAGGGTTGGTTCCGGGACCGTGGTATCGGCAACGGTGACCGCGTCAATGGACTGGAACCCCACTGATTCGCTGCAGCAGGCCTAAAGCGATTTCTGTCAAATGACATCCCGTCCTGCTTGTCTTTGTCGTCCGCACCCTGGGTTGCGAGGACAGATACATCGTTCGACTATGCGCCTGTTGTCGCGTCTTGATGACGAACGAAAATCAGGCGCGATCCGGTATGTCATTTTCCGGCAATCGCCTAAACGCGCACGACCGACCGGTCAGCTGAATACCCTTTTCCCCACGTCCAACCAGAGGTCGCTGTACGACTGGGCCGGCTTGCTGGCCGGGGCAAAGCTGCCGATCGGCGCGCGGTGCTGCCCCATCAGCTCGACCTGGCTGGCGTAGGGAATTGCCGTGGGAAGGAACTCCGGAAACCGGGCGGGTAACTGAGCGACGATGTCCTTGTGCATCCGCTTGCGGACGTCGACCATCGAGAAGAAAGGCAATCTTTCCACGTCGTCGAGACCTGACTTTCCCAGGTACCGGATCAGTTGTTCGTAGGTCCGCACGGACAGCGTGGATGGGATCATCGGAATCAGCAGCGCATCCACCGCTCGAAAAACGTTCTCCGAGACCAGCGAAATGCTCGGCGGGCAATCCAGGATCAGTACGTCGTACTCGTTGCGAAGGGGCCGCAGCAACCTCACCAGTTGCCGAGCGGGCTTCCTGGCGTCGTTCAGACGCAGGTCCATGTTGCGATAGGAAAAGTCCGCCGGAATCAGGTCCAGATAGTCGAAATCGGACCCCTTGACGACATCGTCCAGGGTACGCGTGCCCCGCGCCAGCGCCTTGAATCCGCCCTTGACCTTCGGTTTGATGCGAAAATAGAACGTCGCCGCACCTTGGGGATCGAGGTCCCAGACCAGGGTACGGTAGCCGCTGCCCGCCGCGGCCCAGGCCAGGTTGACCGCGGCCGCGGTCTTGCCGACTCCGCCCTTGATGTTGTAGGTGGCGAGGATCTTCATGCGGTGTCACGCTCGGCAACCGGGCGCGGGCGGAACAACGCCCTGAAGCGCTTACGGTTCTCCTTCCTGGAGAATTCCCTGAAGCGTCCACGGAAGGCCTCCCGCGTGTCGTGCTGGCGCTTCACCAGGGCCTCGATGAGATGGTCCATGGCGCGGCGTGTGCCATCGGAGATACCGGTCTCTTTCTCCATCGCCGCCTCGAAGGTCGTCAGCGAGGTGTGTTGCACCTCGTAGTCCTGAAAATACCCGAGGTTGTCCTGCAGGCCCTTGAGGGCGCCGATCAGCCGATCGATCTTGCCCGGGGGATAGACGTCACGAAAAAACTCCATCAGATAGCGCAGCTTCTTGCAGCTCTTTCGCAATTCGTGGAGTTCCTCCGCCGGTGAGTGGTCATCGATGGCACGGCCCTCTTTCATGACCCTGCGGTAGATGCGCCAGATTCGCTCGCTGGCGACCTCGGATACCGCCCGCGTCGCATTAGGCAGCGATGTGCGCCGGGGTCGTTCGGCCTCGAGAAACGCCTTCCAGTCCGATATCGTCTTTCTGTAGCGGGGTGAATCCAGCACGGCAACCAGCTTGCTGTGTTCGTCGGCCTTGTGTCTCACCAGATACTCGCGAAGCGGGGTGAGGTCCTCCCGCATCCCGGCCGGCAGGCTGTCGCGAAATCCCTCGAAGCCGAGGAGATACACGTCCAGGTCGCGACACGGGCTGGTGATCTGGCCGAGCCAGGCGAACTCCCTGCGGAAGCGCTCCACCCTTTGGGTCGGGAAAATGGGCTTAACCTGGCTCAGCAGGGATCGCGTGCGACGTACCGCCACCCGATAGTCGTGCAGAAACTCCGTATCCACGTCCTCCCTCACACCCGCCTCGTTGACGTCCATGGTGTCCAAGAGGTGAGACAGGATCTTTACCGCGGCCTCGTCGGTGCGCTGCTGCGGGTCCAGTGAGAGACGAAGCTTGGAGCAGTAGTCGGCTGGCACGCGTCCGACGAGGGCAAGCGCGCTATCCAGTGGGTCCTGCGACAGGCTCACGGCCCCGCCCCGGTGTCGCAGTAACGATTCGACCCGCCGCCGCTCATCACCGTAACCGCGAACACCGCGCAGCAGGACGCTGCTCTGGTCCATGGAACGTCTGACCGATCCGTAGCGCACGTCGCGGTCCCCTTCGATCTCGAGACGCAGGACCGTCTTGTCGTCCTCGTTCAGAATCTCGTACCGCTGAACACGGCAACGTGTCGTGACCACAGGGGCCAGGGTGCGCATTTCGAGCACGGTTTCGAGACGCCTTCGAAGCATCGTGGGCAGATCGGAGGCCATTACCGGCAGACGATCCACGGCGGATTGCAAGGTATCGCCATTACCATCGAGAGGCCGCCAGCGCAGGACATAGCTTCGTTTCCCGCCCGTGGCACTCAAGACACCTCCGGCGCGATAAACCCGCCAGTCAAACGAGTCCAGGTAGGTCCGTGTCACCAGCGCCGGTTTGTCCGGCTTCGAGCGCAGTCTGGCCGAAAGAAGTAGAGCCTGCAGCGTCTCCCCGCCGAGATCGCCCGGAACCCCGAGATACAGGTCACCCTGATCCGTGCTCATTGTCATCCATTTGTCACAATCCCCTGGTTCGGGCATTCTAGCAAGGTCTGCGCGAAGTCTCCCATGGGGGGAATCAAAAAAGTCCGGCAGCGAAGCGTCGAGCACCGGAGAGACGCCTGAAAACCGCGACCGGGCATCGTTCCCGCGGGTGCGGCATCGTAACGCACCGCCCGA comes from Gammaproteobacteria bacterium and encodes:
- the ppk1 gene encoding polyphosphate kinase 1; amino-acid sequence: MSAKPKPAETNTEIASSDKTQAPVAKAPDASVTEAIDLDSPEWYLNRELTWLEFNKRVLHEGQDPRTPLLERVKFNAIVSANLDEFFMKRIGGLKQQIGAGVREPSVDGRTPEQQLSECLEMVSEIKRQQHALEADLFKELEAEGIRLSNYQDLDGESKNTLRDYYIKNIFPLITPLSIDAARPFPFISNLSLNLLLTVYSPGEENKTLVRIKVPVGSGIPRFLQVGDEAHFVPLEQVIANNLELLLPGMEVASIEMFRVTRNAIIERSSDGATDLLEIIESELRGRKFAPIVRLEVATGMDPVHRGMLAAELGLDEETEVFEVAGPMAVRDLFQIAGLERPDLSDPPHKPLDHPALADAPNIFHAIRNEGPFLLQHPYESFVTSVERFLREASQDPKVLAIKMTLYRTASESRIIEYLIDAAQNGKQVAVLVELKARFDESANIRWANHLEQAGIHVSYGVLGLKTHSKLIFVIRRDYDGLRRYAHIGTGNYHSGTARLYCDLGLLTCDPVIGADLTELFNYLTTGQVPKRHYEKLLPAPKVLKPELLKKIEREISKHSKKEPGLIQMKMNALEDKDITRALYEAARAGVGVDLIVRDSCRLRPGIPGLSDNARVVSIVGRFLEHARIFYFRNAGDEEYFIGSADCMRRNLEVRVEVVTPVESPSLREGLRNILDIQLNNRRSAWDLQSDGTYIQRRPGSGDEERGAQEIQIDQAMERFKAYRKARKKRPRSQPKRA
- a CDS encoding DUF192 domain-containing protein, which encodes MKLHQIRSGIVRIVVDPEPALRGRAPRSRAIPAAAAVALAAMSFLESPFAETRTLEIGTHPLAVEVAVTDREQRRGLMGRKQLSENTGMLFVWNDEAPRVMWMKDTLIPLSVAFVDAEGKIVNIESMAPETTTPHWSKRAARYAIEARQGWFRDRGIGNGDRVNGLEPH
- a CDS encoding AAA family ATPase, which translates into the protein MKILATYNIKGGVGKTAAAVNLAWAAAGSGYRTLVWDLDPQGAATFYFRIKPKVKGGFKALARGTRTLDDVVKGSDFDYLDLIPADFSYRNMDLRLNDARKPARQLVRLLRPLRNEYDVLILDCPPSISLVSENVFRAVDALLIPMIPSTLSVRTYEQLIRYLGKSGLDDVERLPFFSMVDVRKRMHKDIVAQLPARFPEFLPTAIPYASQVELMGQHRAPIGSFAPASKPAQSYSDLWLDVGKRVFS
- a CDS encoding CHAD domain-containing protein translates to MTMSTDQGDLYLGVPGDLGGETLQALLLSARLRSKPDKPALVTRTYLDSFDWRVYRAGGVLSATGGKRSYVLRWRPLDGNGDTLQSAVDRLPVMASDLPTMLRRRLETVLEMRTLAPVVTTRCRVQRYEILNEDDKTVLRLEIEGDRDVRYGSVRRSMDQSSVLLRGVRGYGDERRRVESLLRHRGGAVSLSQDPLDSALALVGRVPADYCSKLRLSLDPQQRTDEAAVKILSHLLDTMDVNEAGVREDVDTEFLHDYRVAVRRTRSLLSQVKPIFPTQRVERFRREFAWLGQITSPCRDLDVYLLGFEGFRDSLPAGMREDLTPLREYLVRHKADEHSKLVAVLDSPRYRKTISDWKAFLEAERPRRTSLPNATRAVSEVASERIWRIYRRVMKEGRAIDDHSPAEELHELRKSCKKLRYLMEFFRDVYPPGKIDRLIGALKGLQDNLGYFQDYEVQHTSLTTFEAAMEKETGISDGTRRAMDHLIEALVKRQHDTREAFRGRFREFSRKENRKRFRALFRPRPVAERDTA